In Nitrosococcus oceani ATCC 19707, the following proteins share a genomic window:
- a CDS encoding OmpH family outer membrane protein: MDKLFKLIVFVAFLLLGSMIVIAPAGAVDLKIGAVNAVKLLDEAPQKEAALEILKKEFEVRNRELVAKQKKLRGLEDRFNRDAAIMSEADRKALERDILNQNRDLKRDQEVFREDYNIRRNEEFRKLQEEIAKAIVDLAEKKKYDLVVYEGVIYASDKVDITADVLKLLKSQYRP; the protein is encoded by the coding sequence ATGGATAAATTGTTTAAATTGATCGTATTCGTAGCCTTTTTACTGCTAGGCTCCATGATAGTTATTGCCCCAGCGGGAGCTGTTGATTTAAAGATCGGTGCAGTAAACGCGGTCAAGCTGTTGGATGAAGCGCCACAAAAAGAAGCGGCGCTGGAAATATTAAAAAAAGAGTTTGAAGTACGCAACAGAGAATTAGTGGCAAAACAAAAAAAGCTGCGCGGCTTAGAGGATAGGTTTAATCGTGATGCGGCCATTATGAGTGAGGCCGATCGTAAAGCCCTAGAGCGGGATATCTTAAATCAAAACCGCGACCTCAAGCGTGATCAAGAAGTATTTCGAGAAGACTATAATATTCGTCGTAATGAAGAGTTTCGAAAGTTACAGGAAGAGATCGCTAAGGCAATTGTGGACTTAGCCGAGAAAAAAAAATACGATCTTGTTGTTTACGAGGGGGTTATTTACGCTAGCGATAAAGTTGATATTACGGCCGATGTGCTCAAGCTATTGAAGTCTCAATATAGACCTTAA
- the fabZ gene encoding 3-hydroxyacyl-ACP dehydratase FabZ → MDTLDIHEILKHLPHRYPFLLIDRVIECIPGKSLVAIKNVSYNEPYFQGHFPGLPIMPGVLILESLAQATGILAFKTTETMPSEEAIYYFAGIDRARFKRPVGPGDQMRLEVELVRSLRRLWKFTGRVTVDGSLVASAEVMCSYQETYK, encoded by the coding sequence TTGGATACACTGGATATACACGAGATACTTAAGCATCTTCCTCATCGCTACCCCTTTCTCCTGATTGACAGAGTCATAGAATGTATACCGGGGAAGTCACTTGTGGCCATCAAGAACGTAAGCTACAACGAGCCTTACTTTCAGGGCCATTTCCCAGGGTTGCCTATCATGCCGGGGGTGTTGATTCTTGAGTCTTTAGCTCAGGCTACTGGAATATTAGCTTTTAAGACGACAGAAACTATGCCTTCAGAAGAGGCAATTTATTATTTTGCGGGCATTGATAGGGCACGGTTTAAGCGTCCCGTCGGACCCGGCGATCAAATGCGTCTAGAAGTTGAACTTGTACGTAGCTTGCGCCGCTTGTGGAAATTTACTGGGAGGGTGACGGTGGATGGAAGCCTCGTTGCTTCGGCTGAAGTAATGTGCTCCTATCAGGAAACTTATAAGTGA
- the lpxA gene encoding acyl-ACP--UDP-N-acetylglucosamine O-acyltransferase, translated as MIDHRAVIDSSAEIHETAIVGPYSIIGANVQIEAETWIGPHVVVQGPTRIGKKNKIYQFASIGDIPQDKKYGGEDTLLEIGNENVIREYTTINRGTVQGGGVTRMGHHNWIMAYVHIAHDCIVGHHTTFANNASLAGHATIGDYATLGGYALVAQFCSVGTYGFCSVASVIHKDVPPYVLVAGHMAKPVGINHVGLRRANFSEEVIRKLRNAYKLLYRQGLRFEDSVKELKRLAEKSSEVQIFLDFLENSSRGIIR; from the coding sequence GTGATTGATCATAGGGCTGTTATTGATTCCAGTGCTGAGATTCACGAAACTGCTATTGTAGGACCTTATTCAATTATTGGAGCAAATGTGCAGATTGAAGCGGAAACCTGGATTGGCCCACATGTCGTTGTTCAAGGACCCACCCGTATCGGAAAAAAAAATAAAATATACCAGTTTGCTTCTATTGGAGATATCCCTCAGGATAAAAAATATGGTGGGGAAGACACCCTTCTTGAAATCGGGAATGAGAATGTCATAAGGGAGTATACTACCATTAATCGAGGCACCGTTCAGGGAGGAGGTGTTACACGTATGGGCCATCACAACTGGATAATGGCCTATGTTCATATTGCCCATGATTGTATTGTAGGTCACCATACGACTTTTGCTAATAATGCATCTTTGGCAGGGCATGCGACTATTGGCGATTATGCGACGCTCGGGGGATATGCCTTGGTTGCTCAGTTCTGTAGTGTAGGTACTTATGGTTTCTGTTCCGTCGCTAGTGTTATCCATAAAGATGTCCCTCCCTACGTGTTAGTAGCGGGACATATGGCAAAGCCTGTGGGAATTAACCATGTAGGCCTAAGGCGCGCTAATTTTAGTGAAGAAGTCATACGTAAATTGCGTAATGCTTATAAGTTACTTTACCGTCAAGGCCTACGCTTTGAAGATTCCGTCAAAGAGCTGAAACGGCTAGCGGAGAAAAGCTCTGAGGTCCAAATTTTTTTGGATTTCCTTGAAAATTCCAGTCGGGGCATCATTCGATAG
- a CDS encoding YfgM family protein: protein MALDIYASDQEKSEAIRQWWRENGRAVLVGLIIGLLALLGLRSWTNYEQSRTSEASSLYQQILAAKDQDANAEIYNSAEHLLQEYSDTPYGLFSVLILAKEDQARGDLETATERLKGALEYARHPSLQKVIYLRLARLLLAMGSPQEVLTMLAEVKPGSFSSAYAELRGDAYVALGQPSEAQLAYQEALLGLGPSEQYRQILQMKLDNLAQP, encoded by the coding sequence ATGGCATTAGATATTTACGCATCAGATCAGGAAAAAAGTGAAGCTATCAGACAATGGTGGCGGGAAAATGGTCGAGCCGTCCTTGTAGGGCTTATTATCGGGCTTTTAGCTCTCTTAGGTCTACGGAGTTGGACAAACTACGAGCAAAGCCGTACCAGCGAGGCATCGTCACTCTATCAGCAGATATTGGCGGCCAAGGATCAGGACGCTAATGCCGAAATTTACAATAGCGCGGAGCACCTTCTTCAAGAGTACAGCGATACTCCCTATGGGTTGTTCAGTGTATTGATACTGGCTAAGGAAGATCAAGCCCGTGGCGATCTTGAGACTGCCACCGAACGCCTTAAGGGGGCGCTAGAGTATGCGCGACACCCTAGTCTTCAAAAAGTAATATACTTACGTCTTGCGCGTTTGTTGCTAGCAATGGGCAGCCCTCAAGAAGTGCTAACGATGTTAGCTGAGGTTAAGCCGGGCAGTTTTTCCTCTGCTTATGCTGAATTGCGCGGCGATGCTTATGTAGCGCTGGGCCAACCATCAGAAGCACAACTAGCCTATCAAGAGGCGTTACTGGGTTTGGGGCCAAGTGAGCAGTACCGGCAGATACTACAAATGAAGCTTGACAATCTTGCTCAACCTTAA
- the bamB gene encoding outer membrane protein assembly factor BamB — protein sequence MGKRRLDRAVFFNLLFFLLTGCELLQEYLPEPDTSEPPMALVEFVPEVGVEVLWSAKVGKGTRDRYLRLPLSIIGDKVVAADYGGQVSAFDAQTGEKAWEIKLDLPITGGPGGSDDLVVLGTEEAEVIALDAADGSPVWRTSVSSEILSAPSVADGVVVIRSGDDQVYGLDARDGSRLWAYQHNVPILTLRGVAAPIVVDRKAIIGLAGGKLVALSLEDGQLLWERAIVVPRGRTELDRLADIDSKPAVYGGYLYTVTYNGRIAALWLADGDILWTREMSSYAGIGTDGESLYVTDMEGSIWALESRTGASLWRQSKLLRRQPTAPTSYQNYVVVGDSAGYVHWMAKEDGHFVARIEVDKKGIVNAPLVLDDILYVNSQGGILKAIKIAG from the coding sequence GTGGGAAAGCGCCGCTTGGATCGAGCGGTTTTTTTTAACCTTCTTTTTTTTTTATTGACAGGGTGCGAGCTTCTTCAGGAGTATCTTCCTGAGCCTGATACCAGCGAGCCTCCTATGGCATTGGTGGAGTTTGTTCCTGAGGTTGGGGTTGAAGTGTTATGGTCTGCCAAAGTGGGGAAAGGCACAAGAGATCGTTATCTTCGGCTTCCTCTTTCCATCATTGGTGACAAAGTAGTCGCTGCGGATTATGGAGGTCAGGTTAGCGCCTTTGATGCTCAGACCGGAGAGAAGGCTTGGGAAATTAAGCTTGATTTACCTATTACCGGTGGGCCGGGTGGAAGTGATGATCTCGTGGTCCTGGGAACAGAGGAAGCGGAGGTCATCGCCTTGGATGCTGCTGATGGCTCGCCGGTTTGGCGAACCAGTGTGTCTAGCGAAATACTATCGGCCCCTAGTGTGGCTGACGGTGTTGTGGTGATCCGTTCTGGAGATGACCAGGTTTATGGGTTGGATGCAAGGGATGGTTCCCGATTATGGGCCTACCAGCATAATGTTCCTATTTTAACGTTGCGTGGAGTCGCCGCTCCGATAGTTGTTGACCGCAAAGCTATTATAGGGCTGGCAGGCGGTAAATTGGTGGCGTTATCTTTGGAGGATGGTCAGCTGTTGTGGGAGCGGGCTATTGTTGTTCCCCGAGGCCGGACTGAGCTCGATCGGCTAGCGGATATTGATTCTAAGCCAGCGGTGTATGGGGGATATCTCTATACGGTCACCTATAATGGCCGAATTGCCGCCCTGTGGTTGGCGGATGGTGATATTCTCTGGACTCGGGAAATGTCTTCTTATGCAGGTATTGGCACGGATGGAGAATCCCTTTACGTCACTGATATGGAAGGGAGTATATGGGCGTTGGAAAGTCGTACTGGTGCCTCTCTTTGGCGCCAATCTAAATTGCTTAGGAGGCAGCCGACAGCTCCAACTTCTTATCAAAACTATGTTGTGGTAGGCGATTCAGCGGGGTATGTTCACTGGATGGCTAAAGAGGATGGCCATTTCGTTGCTCGTATTGAAGTAGATAAGAAAGGGATTGTCAATGCTCCCTTGGTACTGGATGACATTTTGTATGTTAATAGCCAGGGAGGGATTTTGAAAGCGATTAAGATCGCTGGTTAA
- the der gene encoding ribosome biogenesis GTPase Der, with amino-acid sequence MNALVALVGRPNVGKSTLFNRLTRSRDALVVDQPGVTRDRKYGLAHYGEQSFFVVDTGGVMEQESGIGRLMRAQAQLAIEEADVIFFLVDGREGLSSLDEEIAAWLRCAQKPLKLVINKAEGRDGDLVASEFYRLGLGEPIIISAQQGQGVGRLLEALLTLLPVLEREESEIQAKGLQFAVIGRPNVGKSTLVNRILGEERVLSSEIPGTTRDSISIPFRHHGKDYTLVDTAGIRRRSRILDKVEKFSVIQSLQSIAIAQVVILVIDAHDSVVEQDLHLAGVILESGKGVVIAVNKWDGLPLEQRQRVKTDLDRRLPFLVFARIHFISALHGSGVGDLFPSIDEAYQSANSHLPTGELNRALLAAVEKYPPPVVKGRRIKLRYAHQGGQNPPKIIIHGNQAEAVSANYRRYLINYFRNAFGLMGTPIALEFRTVKNPFKGRANILTQRQQQKRKRLVRFRKGRD; translated from the coding sequence ATGAATGCTCTTGTTGCTTTGGTTGGACGTCCAAACGTCGGTAAATCAACGCTTTTTAATCGCCTTACTCGGAGCCGTGACGCCCTTGTTGTTGATCAACCAGGGGTAACCCGTGACAGGAAATATGGTCTTGCCCATTATGGTGAGCAATCATTTTTTGTCGTTGATACGGGCGGCGTAATGGAGCAAGAATCTGGGATTGGAAGGCTCATGCGAGCGCAGGCGCAACTTGCGATAGAAGAAGCAGATGTTATTTTTTTCCTTGTTGATGGCCGGGAGGGGCTGTCTAGCTTGGATGAGGAGATTGCTGCATGGCTGCGTTGCGCTCAGAAACCGCTCAAATTGGTCATCAATAAAGCGGAAGGGCGGGATGGAGATCTGGTTGCTTCTGAGTTTTATCGCTTAGGACTGGGGGAACCAATTATTATTTCAGCCCAGCAAGGACAGGGTGTAGGAAGGTTACTGGAAGCGTTGCTAACTCTTTTACCCGTGCTGGAAAGGGAAGAATCTGAAATTCAGGCTAAAGGGCTTCAATTTGCCGTTATTGGCCGCCCCAATGTAGGAAAATCGACTCTCGTCAATCGTATCCTAGGAGAGGAGCGAGTCCTTTCATCGGAAATTCCTGGGACCACAAGGGATAGTATTTCCATCCCCTTTCGCCATCATGGCAAAGATTATACGTTAGTGGATACGGCCGGAATACGCCGTCGCTCAAGGATCTTGGATAAGGTGGAGAAATTTAGTGTTATTCAATCTCTCCAATCAATAGCAATAGCCCAAGTTGTGATCTTGGTAATTGATGCCCATGATAGCGTAGTGGAGCAAGATTTACATTTGGCGGGTGTGATACTGGAGAGCGGGAAGGGAGTAGTCATCGCAGTGAATAAATGGGATGGTTTACCCTTAGAGCAGCGACAAAGAGTAAAAACAGATTTGGATAGGCGTCTACCATTTCTTGTTTTCGCTAGGATACACTTTATTTCTGCTCTTCATGGCAGTGGTGTAGGAGATCTCTTCCCTTCCATTGATGAAGCCTATCAGTCAGCTAACTCTCATCTTCCTACGGGTGAACTTAACCGAGCATTATTGGCTGCTGTTGAAAAGTACCCGCCGCCAGTGGTGAAAGGGCGGCGGATTAAGCTTCGCTATGCCCATCAAGGAGGGCAGAATCCCCCTAAAATCATTATCCATGGCAATCAAGCAGAGGCAGTGTCAGCAAATTATCGGCGCTATCTAATCAACTACTTCCGTAATGCTTTCGGATTGATGGGAACACCGATAGCCTTGGAATTTAGAACGGTAAAAAATCCTTTTAAGGGACGAGCCAATATTTTAACTCAACGCCAACAACAAAAACGTAAGCGATTAGTCCGTTTTCGTAAAGGGCGCGACTAA
- a CDS encoding OmpA family protein, with protein sequence MRKGISHKPLWLALAISMGMIGCAADGRYSQTQKGSAVGTVGGAAAGAAIGAAIDGGSGAGWGALAGAVAGGLTGSAVGYMNDQQREMEAALAEERRGHQLEIQRLQDESLKLDIPSEISFDHDSDVLKPAFLPTLDKIAEVLKKYNKTVVHVIGHTDSTGSEKYNLDLSLRRAGNVAVYFERKGVPSQRLSIYGRGESEPRASNATAAGRQLNRRVEIILKPILEGEEHKAFEAPVTSRSPYGEEFP encoded by the coding sequence ATGAGAAAAGGTATAAGCCATAAACCATTGTGGCTTGCTTTAGCCATTAGCATGGGCATGATAGGCTGTGCTGCCGATGGCCGATATAGCCAGACGCAGAAAGGGTCTGCGGTGGGAACAGTGGGGGGGGCGGCAGCCGGCGCTGCTATTGGCGCAGCTATTGATGGAGGTAGTGGAGCGGGTTGGGGGGCCTTGGCAGGCGCGGTGGCTGGTGGATTAACGGGGTCGGCCGTGGGCTATATGAATGATCAACAACGGGAAATGGAAGCCGCGTTAGCTGAAGAGAGGCGTGGCCATCAGTTAGAGATTCAACGGCTGCAGGATGAGAGCTTAAAGCTCGATATTCCTAGTGAGATTTCCTTTGATCACGATAGCGACGTTTTAAAACCGGCTTTCCTTCCTACCCTGGATAAAATCGCCGAGGTTTTGAAAAAATATAATAAAACGGTTGTCCATGTGATTGGTCATACGGACAGTACGGGATCGGAGAAATACAATTTAGATTTGTCGTTGCGGCGAGCTGGAAATGTAGCTGTATATTTCGAGAGAAAGGGAGTTCCTTCGCAACGTTTGAGTATTTATGGACGAGGGGAGAGCGAACCTCGCGCAAGCAATGCTACTGCGGCGGGCCGGCAACTCAACCGGCGAGTTGAGATTATTTTGAAGCCTATTTTGGAGGGGGAAGAGCATAAAGCCTTTGAGGCACCCGTAACTTCTCGCAGCCCCTATGGAGAAGAATTTCCGTAG
- a CDS encoding acyl-CoA thioesterase, translating into MSLPPGKEPALRILARPTDTNAAGDIFGGWLMSWTDIAGSIVAFRRARGRIVTVAVKDFDFIQPVYVDDLVSFYAEITKVGHTSLTVEVMVYAERKRGKETCERVASARLVYVALGKDRRPRPVPADDNFKNGYGNSSP; encoded by the coding sequence ATGTCATTACCACCAGGCAAAGAACCGGCACTACGTATTTTAGCCCGGCCCACGGACACTAACGCCGCAGGCGATATTTTTGGCGGTTGGCTAATGTCTTGGACGGATATTGCCGGTAGTATTGTCGCCTTCCGCCGCGCCCGAGGCCGTATAGTAACCGTTGCAGTGAAGGACTTTGACTTCATCCAGCCTGTTTACGTAGATGATCTGGTGAGTTTTTATGCAGAAATCACCAAAGTAGGCCATACTTCTCTCACCGTTGAGGTCATGGTCTATGCTGAAAGAAAGCGCGGGAAAGAAACTTGCGAGCGGGTTGCCTCAGCCCGTCTTGTCTATGTCGCTCTTGGCAAGGATCGCCGCCCAAGACCAGTGCCTGCCGACGATAATTTTAAAAATGGCTACGGAAATTCTTCTCCATAG